The following DNA comes from Deltaproteobacteria bacterium.
GGCGATGATGATCGCCTCGATACGTTCCGACGCAATAACGTCCGACAATTGCGCCGTCCTGCCGAACACCTTCAGATTGCGCAGATAGGTGCCCACTTTCATGTCATCGTCGTCTAAGAGCCCCACGGGCCGGTACAAATCGTACCCCTGCCGGGCCATATCCCGCAGGATCATCTCCCCAGCATTACCGGCCCCGATAATCAGGGTGCGCTTCCCCTGCTTCGACATCCCCTTTTCCCGGAAGACTTCCATGTACAGACGCTTGGAAATCCGCAGGCCCGAGACGAGAAACAGGGAAATCACGCTGTCGGCAAAGATCACGCGTTTCGGGAAGTTGGCAATGGTCAGTTCCGGTATGGGCAGATTGGGAAGACTCAGGATGATAAGAACGCAACCGGCCACGAACAGGGCCATCACGATGTGGATCATGTCATAGAGGCCAACATACCGCCAGGTGATCTTGTAAACACGAAAGAACCACAAAAATACGAGTTTCAAGGCCAGGAAATACGGCAGCACCTCAATGATAAGAGCCGGATAGCCGATGTTGACACTGAAATCAAAGTGGAAAAGAAAGGCAATGTATAAAGAAAGATAAAATAAAATTATATCGGACAGAAAAAAGAAGAGAAACTTTTTCCAGGCTGTAGGGTGTAGAAGGCTTTGAATCATTAGTTTTATTCTCCCAAGAGCCATTCAATGACATCCAAAAGCTCTTGCCGAATTTCCCTATTAAATTTCCAACGATCTATCATTCATAGTCCTTGGGCACTCCACAGATCATAACCATAGGCTCCTGTGCAGATGTGTTTTTATACTGATGTTTTTCATCCGGTAGCACCAACACAAAGTCCCCCTTTTTGACAGGTCGCTCTTCACCAGTCTCAGTGATAACAGCCCCGTTACCGTCAATGACATAATTCAAATGTTCAAACGGATGGACATGATAAGGGGTATGTCCTCCTGGCATGATCGTAAAGACGCGAATAGAAACATGCGGCGTACCGTCAGCTTTTGATATAGGCATCTGTTTCCACACATCTTTTGCTCCCTCCATCGCCATCCTTGTTTTTTCCATATCGCCAATTCTAGTGATTTTCATGGTTATCCCCCATATTCATGTCCTGTTTATTCCTATCAACCAATCCCTTCAGCCTTTTCCCTACCTTAAAGAACGGCAGATTCTTTGGTCGCACCTTATATATTTAATGATCTTGATTTATTGCGAATGATATGACTAAGTTGACCGATAAGTCAATAGAAATTGACATTGGGATCAAAGCGCTGATAACAGCGACCAGCCATCACACTGCTATTGATCGGCTTGCGTTACCAAGAACCCAGCCCGGGCGCGCAAAAAACCTTGCGCCGATTAGCTTTTCGTTTATATGAAAATCCCCCCCATCCCCCCTTTACCAAAGGGGGGTTAAGGGGGGATTTTC
Coding sequences within:
- a CDS encoding cupin domain-containing protein; translation: MKITRIGDMEKTRMAMEGAKDVWKQMPISKADGTPHVSIRVFTIMPGGHTPYHVHPFEHLNYVIDGNGAVITETGEERPVKKGDFVLVLPDEKHQYKNTSAQEPMVMICGVPKDYE